A single region of the Musa acuminata AAA Group cultivar baxijiao chromosome BXJ1-11, Cavendish_Baxijiao_AAA, whole genome shotgun sequence genome encodes:
- the LOC135596606 gene encoding origin of replication complex subunit 6-like produces MDFSTIASRLGLAGSKPLIRKAEELRRFSDVQFNSSIIGVGEIAKAIICLELAASRFDVVFDRQSAIKMSGMSEKAYMRSLNAMKNGIGVKPSLDVRQLGIQFGCVRLIPFVKKGLTLYKDRFLAALPPSRRTSTDFNRPVFTAVAFYLCAKRHKLKVDKLRLIELCGTSESEFATVSTSMGDLCFDVFGIFKEKKNPKAVKGHRELLDALPSKRRRADDGDASDDSSGDELSSYKRHKKMEKQAYENWKISVISSNKQEKTAPLKAKKQATLNFTRKSPSSIALEAL; encoded by the exons ATGGACTTCTCAACCATCGCCTCCAGGCTCGGCCTCGCTGGCTCCAAGCCCCTCATCCGCAAGGCCGAGGAGCTCCGCCGCTTCTCCGACGTCCAGTTCAATTCCTCCATCATTGGTGTT GGCGAGATCGCCAAAGCCATCATTTGCCTGGAGCTGGCGGCATCGAG GTTTGACGTGGTGTTTGATCGGCAAAGTGCGATAAAGATGAGCGGCATGTCGGAAAAAGCTTACATGAGGTCACTTAATGCCATGAAGAATGGTATCGGAGTCAA GCCGAGTCTGGATGTTCGGCAACTTGGGATTCAGTTTGGCTGTGTTAGGCTCATCCCCTTCGTGAAGAAGGGCTTGACTCT ATACAAGGACCGTTTTCTAGCAGCACTTCCACCCTCTCGTCGGACAAGCACAGATTTCAATCGGCCAGTATTTACAGCAGTTGCCTTCTATTTATGTGCCAAAAGGCATAAG CTGAAGGTAGACAAATTGAGGTTGATTGAGTTATGTGGCACATCTGAATCTGAGTTTGCTACT GTTTCAACTTCTATGGGTGACCTCTGCTTTGatgtttttgggattttcaaagaaaagaaaaatccaaAGGCTGTCAAAGGTCATCGAG AGCTTTTAGATGCCCTTCCCAGTAAAAGGAGACGTGCGGATGATGGTGATGCCTCTGATGATTCTTCAGGAGATGAG CTTTCAAGCTACAAGAGGCACAAAAAGATGGAAAAACAAGCCTATGAAAATTGGAAGATTTCAGTGATCTCCTCTAACAAGCAAGAAAAGACAG CACCCCTCAAGGCAAAGAAGCAAGCCACACTCAATTTCACGAGGAAGTCTCCCAGCTCAATTGCATTAGAAGCTTTATAA